From Nocardia sp. XZ_19_385, the proteins below share one genomic window:
- a CDS encoding isochorismate synthase MenF produces the protein MDGFLLAQPDGVMRTSGSRSTFDEVGAAVAALRSQAAELIVGALPFDPGRPAALTVPEQAEHTAGPWRPAAVPDLPPVRVVTEMPSPAEHIARVAKLVEQLNDPGQPLRKVVAARSVLAEADSALDPETVAAHLLTRHPHANVFAVDLTPAGRTGATLIGATPEVLVARHGSTVTLRPLAGTMPRSADPVVDAARAQELLSSSKNRDEHAFVIDWIRDILAPVCSELNIPDGPELVHTHEVWHLATPITGTLRDPAITALDLAVMLHPTPAVCGTPTNLALEAITEAEEDRGFYGGAVGWCDTHGDGEWVVAIRSAELSADGRLIRAFAGGGIVAASDPRAELDETTAKLRTLLGGLHCALPEH, from the coding sequence ATGGACGGATTCCTGCTTGCCCAGCCCGATGGCGTTATGCGCACGTCGGGCAGTCGCAGCACCTTCGACGAGGTGGGGGCGGCGGTAGCGGCGCTGCGGAGTCAGGCAGCCGAGCTGATCGTCGGTGCGCTGCCGTTCGATCCAGGTCGGCCCGCGGCGCTGACAGTGCCCGAGCAAGCGGAACACACCGCGGGGCCGTGGCGGCCCGCCGCCGTGCCCGATCTGCCACCGGTGCGGGTGGTCACCGAAATGCCCAGCCCGGCAGAACATATCGCGCGGGTCGCGAAACTTGTCGAGCAGTTGAACGATCCCGGACAACCCCTACGCAAGGTGGTCGCGGCGAGATCCGTTCTAGCGGAAGCCGATAGCGCGCTGGATCCCGAGACGGTCGCGGCGCACCTGCTGACCAGGCATCCGCACGCGAATGTGTTCGCGGTCGACCTGACACCCGCCGGGCGGACCGGTGCGACGCTGATCGGCGCGACCCCGGAAGTGCTTGTCGCCCGGCACGGCAGCACCGTGACGCTGCGGCCACTGGCGGGCACCATGCCGCGCTCGGCCGATCCGGTGGTGGACGCCGCGCGGGCACAGGAGTTGTTGTCCAGCAGCAAGAATCGCGACGAGCACGCCTTCGTCATCGACTGGATCCGCGACATCCTCGCCCCCGTCTGCAGCGAGCTGAACATCCCCGACGGCCCGGAACTGGTGCACACGCACGAGGTTTGGCACCTGGCCACCCCGATCACCGGAACCCTGCGCGATCCCGCAATCACCGCACTCGACTTGGCGGTCATGCTGCACCCGACCCCTGCCGTCTGCGGCACCCCGACAAACCTTGCCCTCGAAGCGATTACCGAAGCCGAAGAGGACCGCGGTTTCTACGGCGGCGCGGTCGGCTGGTGCGACACCCACGGTGACGGCGAATGGGTCGTCGCCATCCGCAGCGCGGAACTGTCCGCCGACGGCCGATTGATCCGGGCTTTCGCCGGCGGCGGCATCGTCGCCGCCTCGGATCCCCGCGCCGAACTCGACGAAACCACCGCCAAACTCCGCACCCTGCTCGGCGGTCTGCACTGCGCACTGCCCGAACACTGA
- a CDS encoding SDR family NAD(P)-dependent oxidoreductase, whose product MSDRLVVVTGAASGIGQATARAFAADGARVIGVDLAEVDGYRVDVSDAAQMADLAQTVLRDHGVPDVLVSNAGIGMTGPFLATTADDWERVVGVNLLGVVHGARVFAPAMAERGSGHIVNVASAAAFAPSRSLSAYGATKAAVVMFSESLRGELAAHGVGVTVICPGQVRTPITSTTRFTDLSAEQESAARTRMGEQYRKALAPEKVAAAIVRAVDTNPALRSVGIDAKLAHALWQTAPWLMRRMARNGPADRVGR is encoded by the coding sequence ATGAGCGACAGACTGGTGGTCGTCACCGGCGCGGCCAGCGGCATCGGCCAGGCCACCGCCCGCGCCTTCGCCGCCGACGGCGCCCGCGTGATCGGCGTCGACCTCGCGGAAGTGGACGGCTACCGCGTGGACGTCTCCGACGCGGCCCAGATGGCGGACCTCGCCCAGACCGTCCTGCGTGACCACGGCGTGCCCGACGTGCTGGTCAGCAACGCGGGCATCGGCATGACCGGCCCCTTCCTCGCCACCACAGCGGACGACTGGGAACGCGTCGTCGGCGTCAACCTGCTCGGCGTCGTCCACGGCGCCCGCGTCTTCGCCCCCGCCATGGCCGAGCGCGGCTCCGGCCACATCGTCAACGTCGCCTCCGCGGCCGCCTTCGCGCCTTCCCGCTCGCTCTCGGCCTACGGAGCGACGAAAGCCGCCGTGGTGATGTTCTCCGAATCCCTCCGCGGCGAACTGGCCGCGCACGGCGTGGGCGTCACGGTCATCTGCCCCGGCCAGGTCCGGACTCCGATCACCAGCACGACCCGTTTTACCGATCTCTCGGCCGAGCAGGAATCCGCGGCCAGGACCCGCATGGGCGAGCAATACCGCAAGGCGCTCGCACCGGAGAAGGTGGCCGCGGCGATCGTCCGTGCGGTCGACACCAACCCGGCTCTGCGTTCGGTGGGCATCGACGCCAAGCTCGCCCACGCGCTCTGGCAAACCGCCCCCTGGCTGATGCGCCGCATGGCGCGCAACGGACCAGCCGATCGAGTGGGCCGCTAG
- a CDS encoding DUF2613 domain-containing protein, translating into MKFAVPGVASAVGGAVLGLLAVFAITAAVQQNTRPELDKGDPDSSLLNNVEYGAR; encoded by the coding sequence ATGAAGTTTGCTGTTCCCGGGGTTGCGAGTGCGGTCGGCGGCGCCGTTTTGGGCCTGCTCGCGGTGTTCGCGATCACCGCCGCAGTGCAGCAGAACACCCGGCCCGAGCTCGACAAGGGCGACCCGGACTCCTCGCTGCTCAACAACGTCGAGTACGGCGCGCGCTGA
- a CDS encoding alpha-(1->3)-arabinofuranosyltransferase — MPVTSAPPVDPIGSESAATGAPDAAPLGKRWLAGTVVAAFLLTFLQAPGSTVADTKYDLAQNPFGFLERAAHLWSSQAPMGQVQNQAYGYFFPHGAFFSAGHALGLPAWVTQRIWWALLLLAGFWGIVRLCETLGIGSRGSRVIAAAAFALSPRVLTTLGSISSETLPMVLAPWVLLAPAALGTAYRNRKLGGARSPAGSALALALMGSVNAVATVAAFLPALLWWGSYRPDRRWWRFTLAWVPLLLLAVFWWAVPLLLLGKVSPPFLDYIESSGVTTQWASLGEVLRGTDSWTPFVSPERIAGAVLVTQPAAVLATGLIAAAGMAGLALRTMPYRGRLTLILLVGLAGICAGYVGELSGPFAESVRVFLDSGGAPLRNVHKLEPLIRLPLVLGLAHLLARIPLPASVPMPVWRNAFAHPERDRRVAVAALILTALALSTSLAWTGKLAPRGAYDQVPAYWQQTADWLSRNASDTRALVVPGAPFGSQVWGLTRDEPLQALASTPWAIRDSVPLNPPGTIRAMDSVQRLIADGRPSAGLATTLADQGIGVLVLRNDLDPESSRSTRPLLAHRAIEGSPGLTKVAEFGAPIKASVIADGLVADGDLRPAYPAIEIYQVRVRPPGTPAQVRSGTGAPSSFPGAYTVGLGDVPTVQGGPEVLERLRRSGNTGVPSLLAADATRAGLPPGPVTITDSPMDRETDFGKVDNHNSALRAPTDPRRTHNLVPDYPVPGAELVRGEWSGATITASSAAADATQLGGAAPGSSTAAVVDGDPATSWISSGIDSAVGQWLRLDLDKPIKSAGLLTLTTSPAAIGAPVKWVEVRTDNGSVSARITEPGAPLSISLPAGRTTWVTVTAIRTENGTGGGQFGISELGLEDYSVRDTPVPVDIRRRTVLPPLATGTQVQAWDLGQEFPGRGACFDSPDRVRCSKALALAAEEPGTFERTLQVPAPMSVSPNLTVRTRQGPALEALLTDQARPIARGQADVGDLRGSAFAATDGDVRTGWTAPEDSIRDFTGPRPTLTIELPEPALVTGLDLTPSLGGLPAAPLAVAVNLGNGPQVRELNPDAEPGAASRISLHPQVTDRIEITIQSWKPVLDKTALGFAITQPPGLAEVEVLGPDYPAPAPADRPITIPCALGPTINIDGHLVRTTVTATAAELLSGAPVHAQVCDDAAAVGASGELTLSTGRADVSVGPTELFSVDRLRLNRTDFQPTPSITQDRLLVLPLSTNVGWQATTATGQQLTPIVVNGWQQAWILPPNAGAITVSFPDDRWYRLGIFGGLLLLIPLALLAIPRRRRFSAMLGLRTRPEPGASPAAAQGDSDLPEIPRTWGNRVLGALGVGAVATVIAGPVGAALTTAGVAAARFAPRVTSKYLAAVAGIGTTVSAAALSTGPWRAQGGYMGGSLWVQLPALIAVIAVGIAALVPRDR, encoded by the coding sequence ATGCCAGTGACTTCCGCGCCGCCAGTCGATCCGATCGGATCCGAGAGCGCGGCGACGGGTGCGCCCGACGCCGCGCCGCTGGGCAAACGCTGGCTCGCCGGAACCGTGGTCGCGGCCTTCCTGCTGACTTTCCTGCAGGCGCCCGGCAGCACAGTCGCCGACACCAAATACGACCTGGCGCAGAATCCGTTCGGGTTCCTGGAGCGCGCCGCCCATCTGTGGAGCAGTCAAGCCCCGATGGGCCAGGTGCAGAACCAGGCCTACGGTTACTTCTTCCCGCATGGCGCCTTCTTTTCCGCCGGGCACGCGCTCGGCCTGCCCGCCTGGGTGACGCAGCGGATCTGGTGGGCGCTGCTGTTGCTCGCCGGGTTCTGGGGCATCGTCCGGCTCTGCGAGACACTCGGCATCGGCAGTCGCGGGTCGCGGGTGATCGCGGCGGCCGCGTTCGCGCTGTCCCCCCGTGTACTGACGACGCTCGGTTCGATTTCCTCCGAGACGCTGCCGATGGTGCTCGCGCCATGGGTGCTGCTCGCACCCGCCGCGCTCGGCACCGCGTACCGGAACCGGAAGCTCGGTGGTGCCCGCAGTCCCGCGGGCAGTGCTTTGGCACTCGCGCTGATGGGCTCGGTCAACGCCGTCGCCACGGTCGCCGCGTTCCTGCCCGCGTTGCTGTGGTGGGGTTCGTATCGGCCGGACCGGCGCTGGTGGCGGTTCACGCTGGCCTGGGTGCCGCTGCTGCTGCTGGCAGTGTTCTGGTGGGCGGTGCCGTTGCTGCTGCTCGGCAAGGTGTCGCCGCCGTTCCTGGATTACATCGAGTCCTCCGGTGTGACGACGCAGTGGGCATCGCTGGGTGAGGTGCTGCGCGGCACCGACAGCTGGACACCGTTCGTCTCGCCGGAGCGCATCGCGGGCGCGGTGCTCGTCACCCAGCCCGCCGCGGTGCTGGCCACCGGGCTGATCGCGGCCGCGGGCATGGCGGGTTTGGCGCTGCGGACGATGCCGTATCGGGGACGGCTCACGCTGATCCTGCTGGTCGGGTTGGCCGGTATCTGCGCCGGATATGTCGGGGAGTTGAGCGGGCCCTTCGCGGAATCGGTGCGCGTCTTCCTGGATTCCGGTGGTGCGCCGCTGCGGAACGTGCACAAGCTGGAGCCGTTGATCCGGTTGCCGCTGGTGCTGGGCCTGGCGCATCTACTGGCCCGGATTCCGCTGCCCGCGTCGGTGCCGATGCCGGTGTGGCGCAATGCTTTCGCCCACCCGGAGCGGGACAGGCGGGTCGCCGTCGCAGCCCTGATCCTGACCGCGTTGGCCTTGTCGACGTCGCTGGCCTGGACCGGGAAGCTGGCGCCGCGCGGCGCCTACGACCAGGTGCCCGCCTACTGGCAGCAGACCGCGGATTGGCTGTCCCGCAATGCTTCCGATACCCGCGCGCTGGTGGTGCCGGGTGCGCCGTTCGGCAGCCAGGTGTGGGGCCTGACCCGCGACGAACCGTTGCAGGCGCTGGCGAGTACGCCGTGGGCGATCCGGGATTCGGTGCCGCTGAACCCGCCGGGCACCATCCGCGCGATGGATTCGGTGCAGCGGCTGATCGCCGACGGGCGGCCCTCGGCCGGGCTGGCGACGACGCTGGCCGATCAGGGCATCGGAGTTCTGGTGCTGCGCAACGATCTCGATCCGGAGTCCTCGCGGTCGACGCGGCCGTTGCTGGCGCATCGGGCGATCGAGGGTTCGCCCGGGCTGACCAAGGTCGCCGAATTCGGTGCGCCCATCAAGGCTTCCGTGATCGCGGACGGGTTGGTGGCGGACGGGGATCTCCGGCCCGCGTATCCGGCGATCGAGATCTACCAGGTTCGAGTGCGCCCGCCGGGGACGCCTGCCCAGGTGCGCAGCGGCACCGGCGCACCGAGTTCGTTCCCCGGCGCCTATACCGTTGGGCTGGGCGATGTTCCAACGGTGCAGGGCGGCCCGGAAGTGCTCGAACGCCTGCGCCGCTCCGGAAATACCGGTGTCCCGAGCCTGCTCGCCGCCGACGCGACCCGCGCCGGACTGCCCCCGGGGCCGGTGACCATCACCGACAGCCCGATGGATCGGGAAACCGACTTCGGCAAGGTCGACAACCACAACTCGGCGTTGCGCGCGCCGACCGACCCGCGGCGCACCCACAACCTGGTGCCCGACTACCCGGTGCCCGGCGCGGAACTGGTGCGCGGCGAATGGTCCGGCGCCACGATCACGGCCTCCAGCGCCGCTGCCGACGCCACTCAGCTCGGCGGCGCGGCCCCCGGCAGCTCCACCGCAGCGGTGGTGGACGGCGATCCCGCCACCTCCTGGATCAGCAGCGGCATCGACAGCGCTGTGGGGCAATGGCTTCGGCTCGACCTGGACAAGCCGATCAAGTCCGCTGGACTGCTCACCCTGACCACCAGCCCGGCCGCCATCGGCGCCCCGGTGAAATGGGTGGAGGTGCGTACCGACAACGGCAGCGTGTCCGCACGTATCACCGAACCCGGTGCGCCGCTCTCGATCTCGCTGCCCGCCGGTCGCACCACCTGGGTCACCGTCACCGCGATTCGCACCGAGAACGGCACCGGTGGTGGGCAATTCGGCATCAGCGAACTCGGTCTCGAGGACTACAGCGTGCGGGATACGCCGGTGCCGGTCGATATCCGGCGCCGCACCGTGCTGCCCCCGCTGGCCACCGGAACCCAGGTGCAGGCCTGGGACCTGGGACAGGAATTCCCCGGGCGCGGCGCGTGTTTCGACTCCCCCGACCGGGTCCGTTGCAGCAAGGCGCTGGCACTGGCCGCCGAGGAACCGGGCACTTTCGAGCGCACATTGCAGGTTCCGGCACCGATGAGCGTCTCCCCCAACCTCACCGTCCGGACCCGGCAGGGACCCGCGCTGGAAGCTCTGCTCACCGACCAGGCCCGTCCGATCGCGCGCGGCCAGGCCGATGTCGGCGATCTGCGTGGTTCGGCGTTCGCCGCGACCGACGGCGATGTGCGCACCGGCTGGACCGCGCCGGAGGACTCGATCCGCGACTTCACCGGCCCCCGGCCGACACTCACCATCGAACTCCCGGAGCCGGCGCTGGTCACCGGGCTGGACCTCACTCCCTCGCTGGGCGGCCTGCCCGCCGCGCCCCTCGCGGTCGCGGTGAACCTCGGCAACGGCCCGCAGGTGCGGGAGTTGAACCCCGACGCCGAACCCGGTGCGGCTTCCAGGATCTCGCTGCACCCCCAGGTGACGGACCGGATCGAGATCACCATCCAGTCCTGGAAGCCGGTGCTGGACAAGACCGCACTCGGTTTCGCCATCACCCAGCCGCCGGGCCTGGCCGAGGTCGAGGTCCTCGGCCCGGACTATCCGGCGCCCGCCCCCGCCGACCGGCCGATCACCATTCCGTGCGCGCTCGGCCCGACGATCAACATCGACGGGCACCTGGTGCGCACCACGGTCACTGCGACGGCGGCGGAATTGCTGTCCGGCGCGCCGGTGCACGCGCAGGTCTGCGACGATGCGGCCGCGGTCGGTGCGTCCGGGGAACTTACCCTGTCGACCGGCCGCGCCGATGTCAGCGTCGGGCCGACCGAGTTGTTCTCGGTCGACCGGCTTCGCTTGAACCGCACCGACTTCCAGCCGACGCCGTCCATCACCCAGGACCGCTTGCTCGTCCTCCCGCTGAGCACCAACGTCGGCTGGCAAGCCACCACCGCCACCGGCCAGCAGCTCACCCCGATCGTGGTCAACGGCTGGCAACAAGCCTGGATCCTGCCCCCGAACGCGGGCGCGATCACCGTCTCCTTCCCGGACGACCGCTGGTACCGCCTCGGCATCTTCGGCGGCCTCCTCCTACTGATTCCCCTTGCCCTGCTGGCAATTCCGCGGCGACGCCGCTTCTCCGCCATGCTCGGTCTTCGAACGCGACCGGAGCCGGGCGCGAGTCCAGCTGCCGCCCAGGGCGATTCCGACCTACCCGAAATCCCTAGGACCTGGGGAAATCGAGTCCTCGGCGCACTCGGAGTAGGCGCGGTAGCCACCGTGATCGCCGGACCGGTCGGCGCGGCCCTCACCACGGCCGGTGTCGCCGCAGCCCGCTTCGCACCGCGCGTCACCTCGAAATACCTTGCGGCAGTCGCGGGTATCGGCACGACGGTTTCCGCCGCCGCCCTGTCCACCGGCCCCTGGCGCGCCCAGGGCGGTTACATGGGCGGATCCCTCTGGGTGCAACTGCCGGCCCTGATCGCCGTGATCGCCGTCGGCATCGCCGCTCTGGTACCCCGGGATCGGTAG
- a CDS encoding acyltransferase, with amino-acid sequence MTATTPVSAATAPTPVRSRGFVPALEGMRGLAALGVLVTHVAFQTGASSMPVLGRVWERFDMAVAVFFALSGFLLWRPHAAAARGLGTAPSVGYYFRHRAARILPAYWAVVVAVLLLLPSAADTAGWRVWFSNLALLQVFIPLTLTDGLTQMWSLSVEVAFYLVLPLLAVAVMWLRGATARWRVPVLIGVALICLTWNFIPVPTPDAINADNWLPAYLPWFAAGMVLAELVDIRLSSPTARWARILGKQPLMWAIALAAFLFSATDLGGPAGLTRAEPWQYVAKMVLGTIIGFTLLAPLVLGERRHRWLESRVAATIGRWSYGIFLWHLAVLSIVFPVFGILPFRGNFGWVLFLTIAITLPVAAASYALIEDPARRFARRRDRAKAADPNSSSPIEADARPLGDPAP; translated from the coding sequence ATGACCGCCACCACGCCTGTGTCCGCCGCCACGGCACCCACTCCCGTCCGATCGCGCGGCTTCGTGCCCGCACTCGAAGGCATGCGCGGTTTGGCGGCCCTCGGCGTGTTGGTCACGCACGTGGCATTCCAGACCGGAGCGTCCTCGATGCCGGTCCTCGGCCGGGTGTGGGAGCGGTTCGATATGGCCGTCGCGGTGTTCTTCGCGCTGTCCGGATTCCTGCTGTGGCGTCCGCATGCGGCGGCCGCCCGCGGACTCGGCACCGCTCCCTCGGTCGGCTACTACTTCCGGCACCGCGCCGCCCGCATCCTGCCCGCCTACTGGGCCGTGGTCGTCGCGGTGTTGTTGCTGCTGCCGAGCGCGGCCGACACCGCCGGCTGGCGGGTCTGGTTCTCCAACCTCGCGCTGCTGCAGGTATTCATCCCGCTGACCCTGACCGACGGGCTGACCCAGATGTGGAGCCTGTCGGTGGAGGTGGCGTTCTATCTGGTGCTGCCACTGCTCGCGGTAGCCGTGATGTGGCTGCGCGGCGCCACGGCCCGATGGCGGGTGCCGGTACTGATCGGCGTCGCGCTGATCTGCCTGACCTGGAACTTCATCCCGGTGCCGACCCCGGACGCGATCAACGCCGACAACTGGCTGCCCGCCTACCTGCCGTGGTTCGCCGCCGGCATGGTGCTGGCCGAGCTGGTCGACATCCGGCTGAGCTCACCCACGGCACGCTGGGCCCGCATCCTCGGCAAGCAGCCGCTGATGTGGGCGATCGCGCTGGCGGCCTTCCTCTTCTCCGCCACCGACCTCGGCGGCCCCGCCGGCCTGACGCGCGCCGAACCGTGGCAATACGTGGCGAAGATGGTTCTCGGCACGATCATCGGCTTCACCCTGCTCGCCCCGCTGGTCCTCGGTGAACGCCGGCACCGCTGGCTGGAATCGCGCGTCGCCGCGACCATCGGCCGCTGGTCCTACGGCATCTTCCTCTGGCACCTCGCGGTGCTGTCCATCGTCTTCCCGGTCTTCGGCATCCTCCCGTTCCGCGGCAACTTCGGCTGGGTCCTCTTCCTCACCATCGCCATCACCCTCCCGGTCGCCGCGGCCAGCTACGCGTTGATCGAAGACCCCGCCCGCCGCTTCGCCCGCAGGCGGGACCGCGCGAAAGCTGCCGATCCAAACTCGTCGAGTCCGATCGAGGCGGACGCCCGGCCGCTGGGGGATCCCGCGCCGTAA
- a CDS encoding DUF3068 domain-containing protein encodes MALSAGTRRTVACLLVGLGAFMIVLALMIPAYTVGKLAKTPLDLEITTIAKNAPGSESQVLDSKSLTSPEGSAKVDSNVPLVSQRFVTVEEPSNATEMTIQAGQTLRRIDKQGDTGLLTATVDRVTIDRKTGEPVAKEPNGSIAVTVDKEMKSVAEPVQHVGLQYRFPLGTEKKSYPYFDLNARKTFDINFVEETEINSMKVYHFQQSIPATNMWDVVKAPTNKLELPAAKWGVAGDGPVTMTRFYTNTRDLWVEPETGTVIKGGEQIHLYYARTGDKPEVTALKGNIVFDEPTIESQITVAKENIDKLSLFGRIMPIVLGVLGAILLIVGVLIGIRGGSAPAGRGNRLAPGGPVRGDDSPTQVIDTRNL; translated from the coding sequence ATGGCACTGAGTGCCGGAACCAGAAGGACGGTGGCCTGCCTGCTCGTGGGTCTCGGCGCGTTCATGATCGTGTTAGCGCTGATGATCCCGGCTTACACCGTCGGCAAACTGGCGAAAACTCCGCTCGATCTCGAGATCACGACCATCGCCAAGAATGCCCCCGGCTCCGAAAGCCAGGTGCTCGACTCCAAGTCGCTCACCTCGCCGGAGGGTTCGGCCAAGGTCGACAGCAACGTGCCGCTGGTCTCGCAGCGCTTCGTCACCGTCGAAGAGCCGTCCAACGCCACGGAGATGACGATCCAGGCTGGTCAGACGCTGCGTCGCATCGACAAGCAGGGCGACACCGGCCTGCTCACCGCGACCGTCGACCGCGTCACCATCGACCGCAAGACCGGCGAGCCGGTCGCCAAGGAGCCCAACGGCTCCATCGCGGTCACGGTCGACAAGGAAATGAAGAGCGTCGCCGAGCCCGTTCAGCACGTCGGTCTGCAGTACCGCTTCCCGCTCGGCACCGAGAAGAAGAGCTACCCGTACTTCGATCTCAACGCGCGTAAGACCTTCGACATCAACTTCGTCGAAGAGACCGAGATCAACAGCATGAAGGTCTACCACTTCCAGCAGTCGATCCCGGCCACCAACATGTGGGACGTCGTCAAGGCGCCGACCAACAAGCTGGAGCTGCCGGCCGCGAAGTGGGGCGTCGCGGGTGACGGCCCGGTCACCATGACCCGCTTCTACACCAACACCCGCGACCTGTGGGTGGAGCCGGAGACCGGCACCGTGATCAAGGGCGGCGAGCAGATCCACCTGTACTACGCCCGCACCGGCGACAAGCCCGAGGTCACCGCGCTCAAAGGCAACATCGTCTTCGACGAGCCGACCATCGAGTCGCAGATCACGGTCGCCAAGGAGAACATCGACAAGCTGTCGCTGTTCGGCCGGATCATGCCGATCGTGCTCGGCGTGCTCGGCGCCATCCTGCTGATCGTCGGTGTGCTCATCGGCATCCGCGGTGGTTCGGCTCCGGCCGGACGTGGCAACCGGCTCGCGCCGGGCGGCCCGGTCCGCGGTGACGATTCGCCGACCCAGGTGATCGACACACGTAACCTCTGA
- a CDS encoding FAD-dependent oxidoreductase codes for MTDADVVVLGGGVAGLTTAIVLAERGARVRVWAKELAAWTTSAVAGALIWPYHIEPAELVGAWAVRSLREYEGLAGNSSTGVRLVTGVQADTPLDFMPVWTAALDGAREATAAELPAGFTQGLRATVPLLDMRVHLDYLTRRLAAAGGVLEERAVARFGAAARVAPVVVNCTGLGARTLVPDLSVRPVRGQIVVVENPGLTEWFAVAGAELTYLLPRPGYVILGGTAQPGSWNLIPDPATAREIVARCARIQPALADARILEHRVGLRPSRPTVRVEREQLDGALVVHNYGHGGAGVTVAWGCAEAAAALI; via the coding sequence ATGACTGACGCGGATGTGGTGGTGCTGGGTGGTGGGGTCGCCGGGCTGACCACCGCGATAGTGCTCGCCGAACGGGGCGCGCGGGTACGGGTGTGGGCGAAAGAGCTTGCCGCATGGACGACTTCGGCGGTGGCGGGTGCGCTCATCTGGCCGTATCACATCGAGCCCGCCGAGCTGGTGGGTGCGTGGGCGGTCCGGTCGCTGCGGGAGTACGAAGGGCTGGCCGGTAATTCGTCGACCGGAGTGCGGCTGGTGACCGGCGTGCAGGCCGACACACCGCTCGATTTCATGCCGGTCTGGACCGCGGCCCTCGACGGGGCGCGCGAAGCGACCGCGGCCGAACTACCCGCCGGATTCACCCAGGGGCTGCGCGCGACCGTGCCGCTGCTGGATATGCGGGTGCACCTCGACTATTTGACGCGGCGGCTGGCGGCGGCGGGCGGGGTGCTCGAGGAACGCGCCGTCGCCAGGTTCGGGGCGGCGGCCCGGGTGGCGCCGGTGGTCGTGAACTGCACCGGCCTCGGGGCGCGCACCCTGGTGCCGGACCTCTCGGTGCGACCAGTGCGCGGGCAGATCGTGGTCGTCGAAAACCCCGGTCTCACCGAGTGGTTCGCGGTGGCCGGGGCCGAACTGACCTACCTGCTGCCGCGCCCGGGTTACGTAATCCTCGGCGGCACAGCGCAACCCGGCTCGTGGAACCTGATCCCGGACCCGGCGACCGCCCGTGAGATCGTCGCCCGCTGCGCCCGCATCCAGCCGGCGCTCGCCGACGCGCGCATCCTGGAACACCGCGTGGGACTGCGGCCTTCACGGCCGACCGTGCGTGTCGAACGCGAGCAGCTAGACGGTGCGCTGGTGGTGCACAACTACGGCCACGGTGGCGCGGGCGTCACGGTGGCCTGGGGGTGTGCGGAAGCCGCGGCCGCGCTGATCTGA
- a CDS encoding VOC family protein, translating to MITAVHTLVYADDPDAARAFFRDVLRWPHVDAHDGWLIFGTGPSELGVHPAEMDATHHEISLLCDDIEETVAELAGRGARFVGEVVDRGFGLCITMRIPGSGSMLLYQPRHPVAYSK from the coding sequence ATGATCACCGCTGTGCACACCCTCGTCTACGCGGACGATCCCGATGCCGCCCGCGCCTTCTTTCGTGACGTCTTGCGCTGGCCGCACGTCGACGCCCATGACGGCTGGCTGATTTTCGGTACCGGGCCGAGTGAGCTCGGGGTGCATCCGGCCGAGATGGATGCGACCCACCATGAGATCTCGCTGCTGTGCGACGACATCGAGGAGACGGTGGCCGAACTCGCCGGGCGCGGAGCGAGATTCGTCGGCGAGGTGGTCGATCGGGGTTTCGGATTGTGCATCACCATGCGTATCCCCGGCTCCGGATCCATGCTGCTGTATCAGCCGCGGCACCCGGTCGCCTACTCGAAATAA